In a single window of the Orcinus orca chromosome 9, mOrcOrc1.1, whole genome shotgun sequence genome:
- the MACC1 gene encoding LOW QUALITY PROTEIN: metastasis-associated in colon cancer protein 1 (The sequence of the model RefSeq protein was modified relative to this genomic sequence to represent the inferred CDS: inserted 3 bases in 2 codons; substituted 1 base at 1 genomic stop codon), whose amino-acid sequence MLTSEKAHFWSGGISRSMSEGNLFDMEAQKASKNSNITECSHRDPGLPLNWPDDFTLHGNSASNAMNPXWSELSASDPFLDDIIQLRNNQKRYNISILKEDPFLFFREVETGNSFGSSGDELDVHQLLRQSSSRKSERSNXVSELLDILDDTAHAHQNIHNSDQILEQDLEWLQNDREAYKMAWLSQHHLACSCLDLNTINQSPGWAQTQVAETTIVCKLNYQGGSVQLPESDITVHVPQGHVAVGEYQQVSXRAFLDPPQMLNHDLSCTVSPLLEIMLGNLNTMEAILLEMKIGAEVKEDPFSQVMTEVVCFHSLGKEGPFKVLNNCYIYKDTIQVKLVDLSQAMYLVVAAQTKGTQSPAATIWNYIHKTTSVGTYGHKCIHPSFTAIFTVCGHGYMPGRLTISDIKKGEVLPWVGNSTSPVVFQLWGKHSFLLEKPQDLSISVFSCDPDFEVKVEGKGKEIKQKQLQSGQVVHQQFLFSLVDSREMHLFVFRVQVEPPNGRPVTQFFITAPDPAPNLKSLSNLPGDLQKEKEIKSAPLLPTVRVKYPTFQNKNLNFANYGVTLKTVLRQSKIDYLLEYFKGDTVALLGEGKVKAIGWSKVKEWYVGVLRGRIGLLHCKNVKVIAKEQVMSMSDNVFKTGNLLEQITLPLKKLTYIYSVVLTLVSEKVYEWKVLADVLGYSHLALEDFDRIQADKESEKVSYVVKKLKEDFHADRNTRKFLYELTVALLKTDCQGLVAHLVREAASLTSAVKLGKGWRKLAEKLVRLTKRQMEAYEIPHQGKAGDVAVEMMWKPACDFLYTWSAHYGNSYRDVLQDLQSALDRIKNPVTKQRRDLTGALILVSSLEVLRATTFSTSEEV is encoded by the exons ATGTTAACCAGTGAAAAAGCCCATTTTTGGTCAGGAGGAATTTCACGAAGTATGTCTGAAGGAAATTTGTTTGACATGGAAGCCCAAAAAGCCTCAAAAAATAGCAATATTACAG agtgcagccacaggg ACCCAGGTTTGCCTCTCAATTGGCCCGATGATTTCACACTTCATGGCAATAGTGCTTCCAATGCTATGAATC TCTGGAGTGAACTGTCCGCATCTGACCCATTTTTGGATGACATAATTCAGCTAAGAAATAACCAGAAAAGATATAATATTTCCATCTTGAAGGaagatccttttcttttttttagagaaGTAGAAACTGGAAATTCTTTTGGTTCTTCTGGTGATGAACTTGACGTGCATCAGTTGCTTAGGCAGTCTTCCTCAAGGAAATCTGAAAGATCTAA TGTTTCAGAACTTTTGGACATTTTAGATGACACAGCACATGCCCATCAGAATATACATAACTCTGACCAGATCTTAGAACAAGACTTAGAATGGCTTCAAAATGATCGAGAGGCTTATAAAATGGCTTGGTTAAGCCAACATCACCTGGCCTGCTCCTGCCTAGATTTGAATACAATTAATCAGAGTCCTGGATGGGCCCAAACACAAGTTGCAGAGACCACAATAGTTTGCAAATTAAACTACCAGGGAGGGTCAGTACAATTACCTGAATCAGATATCACTGTTCATGTGCCCCAAGGCCATGTAGCTGTGGGAGAATACCAACAGGTATCTTGAAGGGCTTTTCTAGATCCTCCACAGATGCTAAACCATGATCTTTCATGCACTGTAAGCCCACTGTTGGAAATCATGTTAGGTAACCTTAACACAATGGAAGCCATTTTGCTAGAGATGAAAATTGGAGCTGAAGTGAAAGAGGATCCTTTCAGCCAAGTCATGACAGAAGTGGTGTGTTTTCACAGCCTGGGTAAAGAAGGCCCTTTTAAAGTATTAAACAATTGCTACATTTATAAAGACACCATCCAAGTCAAGCTAGTAGACTTGAGTCAGGCAATGTATCTAGTGGTTGCTGCACAAACTAAAGGTACTCAGTCACCAGCTGCCACCATTTGGAATTATATCCACAAAACCACCTCAGTTGGAACTTATGGGCATAAATGTATCCATCCCAGTTTCACTGCTATTTTCACAGTTTGTGGACATGGTTATATGCCAGGAAGGCTTACAATCTCTGATATTAAGAAGGGtgaggtgcttccctg ggtgggAAACAGCACATCTCCAGTTGTGTTTCAGCTCTGGGGGAAGCATTCCTTCTTACTTGAAAAGCCACAAGATTTAagtatttctgtcttttcatgtGATCCTGATTTTGAAGTAAaggtagaaggaaaagggaaagaaattaaacaaaagcaGTTGCAATCAGGTCAAGTAGTTCATCAACAATTTTTATTCTCCTTAGTTGACTCCAGAGAAATGCACTTGTTTGTTTTCCGTGTTCAAGTGGAGCCTCCCAATGGTAGGCCAGTTACACAGTTCTTTATTACTGCACCTGATCCAGCCCCAAACCTAAAAAGCCTCTCAAATCTGCCAGGTGATTtgcagaaggagaaggaaatcaaGTCTGCTCCTTTATTACCAACAGTGCGTGTTAAATATCctacatttcaaaacaaaaatttgaaCTTTGCCAACTATGGGGTAACCCTGAAGACAGTGCTAAGACAAAGCAAGATTGACTACTTACTTGAATATTTCAAAGGGGACACAGTAGCTCTTCTTGGAGAAGGTAAAGTAAAAGCCATTGGATGGTCCAAAGTGAAAGAATGGTATGTGGGAGTCCTGAGAGGTAGGATTGGACTTTTACATTGCAAAAATGTCAAGGTGATTGCAAAGGAACAAGTAATGTCTATGTCAGATAATGTCTTCAAAACCGGGAATCTTCTTGAACAAATTACCCTGCCTCTTAAAAAACTGACTTACATCTACTCAGTTGTATTGACCTTGGTGTCAGAAAAAGTTTATGAGTGGAAAGTTTTAGCTGATGTCCTAGGTTACTCACATCTGGCACTGGAAGATTTTGATCGAATACAAGCAgacaaagaatcagaaaaagttTCTTATGTTGTAAAGAAGTTAAAGGAAGATTTTCATGCAGATAGAAATACCAGGAAGTTTCTCTATGAACTTACTGTG GCTCTGCTGAAGACTGATTGCCAGGGGTTAGTAGCACATCTCGTCCGAGAGGCTGCTAGTCTGACTTCAGCTGTCAAGCTTGGAAAAGGCTGGAGGAAACTAGCTGAAAAGTTAGTACGACTCACAAAGCGACAAATGGAGGCATATGAAATTCCTCACCAAGGAAAAGCTGGAGATGTTGCTGTAGAG